A window from Cryptomeria japonica chromosome 1, Sugi_1.0, whole genome shotgun sequence encodes these proteins:
- the LOC131037799 gene encoding extensin-2-like → MKSHRCTARSAAPTAMVVRRTQHLGTMAFLIAVVLSMVALASAEYEQYSSPLPPYYYKSAPPYYYSSPPPPSPSPPTPSPSPPPLYYYKSPPPPSPSLPPPYYYKSPPPPSPSLPPPYYYKSPPPPSPSPPPYYYKSPPPPSPSPPPLYYYKSPPPPSPSPPPPYYYKSPPPPSPSPPPPYYYKSPPPPFPSPPPPYYYKSPPPPSLSPPPPYYYKSPPPPSPSPPPPYYYKSPPPPSPSPPPPYYYKSPPPPSPSPPPPYYYKSPPPPSPSPPPPYYYKSPPPPSPSPPPPYYYKSPPPPSPSPPPPYYYKSPPPPSPSPPPPPPYYYKSSPPPSPSPPSPYYYKSPPPPSPSPAPPYYYKSPPPPSPSPPPPYYYKLPPPPSPSPPPPYYYKSPPPPSPSPPPPYYYKSPPPPSPSPPPPYYYKSPPPPSPSPPPPYYYKSPQPPPPTY, encoded by the coding sequence ATGAAATCACACCGCTGCACTGCACGCTCTGCAGCACCAACAGCAATGGTTGTTCGGAGGACACAACATTTGGGTACAATGGCATTTTTAATTGCTGTGGTGCTTTCTATGGTAGCATTGGCTTCAGCTGAATACGAGCAATATTCTTCTCCTCTACCTCCATATTATTACAAATCCGCTCCACCATATTATTATAgttctccacctcctccatctccatcccctccaACTCCCTCTCCTTCACCTCCTCCTCTGTATTATTACAAGTCccccccacctccatctccatctcttcctccaccataTTATTATAAgtctccacctccaccatctccttcaCTTCCACCACCATACTACTATAAatctccaccaccaccatccccatctcctcctccatatTACTATaaatcacctcctcctccatccccgtCCCCTCCTCCTCTATACTATTACAAGtccccacctccaccatctccttctCCCCCTCCACCTTATTATTATAaatctccaccaccaccatctccatctcctcctcctccatattACTACAAGTCTCCACCACCACCATTCCCCTCTCCACCACCCCCATATTACTATAagtccccaccaccaccatccctgTCTCCTCCTCCACCATACTACTATAaatctccaccaccaccatctccatctcctcctcctccatactATTACAAGTCTCCTCCACCACCATCCCCCTCTCCACCGCCCCCATACTACTATAAGTCACCTCCACCACCttccccatctcctcctcctccatattattataaatccccaccaccaccatctccatctccccctcctCCATACTACTACAAGtctccaccaccaccatctccctctccACCACCTCCATACTACTACAAatccccacctccaccatctccctcaCCTCCTCCTCCATATTACTACAAATCCCCTCCACCACCATCCCcttcacctccacctccaccaccgtATTATTATAAATCttcaccacctccatctccatcacctccttccCCATACTACTACAagtccccaccaccaccatctccttcTCCAGCTCCTCCGTATTACTACAAATCCCCTCCACCGCCATCCCCTTCACCTCCACCACCATACTACTATAAAttgccaccacctccatctccctcACCTCCTCCACCATACTACTACAAATCCccccctccaccatctccatctcctcctccaccataTTATTACaaatccccaccaccaccatctccatctccacctcctccataCTACTACAAATCccctccaccaccatctccctcaccACCACCACCATACTACTATAAATCACCTCAACCTCCTCCGCCCACATATTGA
- the LOC131037798 gene encoding extensin-like, with protein sequence MVVRRAQHLDTMAIFITLVLSMVALASAEYEQYSSPPPLYYYKSPPPPSPSPPPPYYYKSPPPPSPSPPPPYFYKSPPPPSPSPPPPYYYKSPPPPPPSPSPPPPYYYKSPPQSSPSPPPPYYYKSPPPPSPSPPPPYHYKSPPPPSPSPPPPYYYKSPPPPSPSPPPPYYYKSPPPPPPYYYKSPPPPSPSPPPPYYYKSPPPPSPSPPPPYYYKSPPPPSPSTPPPYYYKSPPLPSPSPPPPYYYKSPPPPPPTY encoded by the coding sequence ATGGTTGTTCGAAGGGCACAACATTTGGATACGATGGCAATTTTTATTACTCTTGTGCTCTCTATGGTAGCGTTGGCTTCAGCTGAATACGAGCAATATTCATCTCCTCCACCTCTATATTATTACAAATCTCCCCCTCCACCATCTCCTTCACCCCCTCCTCCATATTACTACAAATCTCCACCTCCCccatctccatcccctccaccTCCTTATTTCTACAAATCCCCTCCACCTCCCTCTCCCTCACCTCCTCCTCCATATTATTACAAgtcccctccacctccacctccatctccatcccctccaccaccaTATTACTATAAGTCTCCACCTCAATCATCTCCTTCACCTCCACCTCCATACTACTATAAatctccaccaccaccatccccatctcctcctcctccatatcACTATAagtcacctcctcctccatccccctctcctcctcctccatacTATTACAAGtccccacctccaccatctccttcaCCTCCTCCACCTTATTACTATAAAtccccaccaccacctcctccatacTACTACAAGtctccaccaccaccatcccccTCTCCACCACCCCCATATTATTATAAGTCTCCACCACCACCTtccccatctcctcctccaccataTTATTACAaatctccaccaccaccatctccatctacaCCTCCTCCCTACTACTACAAATCCCCTCCACTACCATCCCCATCGCCACCACCACCATACTACTATAAATCTCCTCCACCTCCACCGCCCACATATTGA